From one Methanomassiliicoccales archaeon genomic stretch:
- a CDS encoding amidohydrolase family protein, whose protein sequence is MKIAIRDAWIITQNKNREILRGDLLIEDGIIKDIGKVSSDVDEEIDSHGDIVLPGLINTHTHISMAIMKGVADDVSFPDFLSRVFSIDAQRTPEDIYAGTQLGCLEMIRSGTTTFVDLYYAEDIIAKAVDEMGLRAVLCWAVLDEEFTTQKGRPLDNCKRFCQSIANKGSRITPGVGLQGVYVCSRETFLEAKEYADERNLLLHFHLSETRKEVNDHRKKTGMRPAEYLEKIGFLGRNCLASHACWLTLNEVRILAKNNTSVSTCPVSNMKLATGGVAPIPEMRKEGVVVSIGTDSSTTNNSLDMFGEMKTLSLIQKSSRWDPTVLSAQEILDFATIGGATAIGLDRLIGSIEPGKKADIVILDGTAPNLSPIRRGTLVSNVVYSSSQANVKTVICDGKVLMKNWEIKGIDEMAVLNRASEAAKKLFPND, encoded by the coding sequence ATGAAAATTGCAATAAGGGACGCGTGGATCATTACTCAAAATAAAAATCGAGAGATCCTCCGCGGCGACCTCCTCATCGAAGATGGCATCATCAAGGATATCGGAAAAGTCTCCTCGGACGTTGACGAAGAAATCGACTCACACGGGGATATAGTTCTGCCGGGCTTGATCAACACCCACACCCATATCTCAATGGCAATCATGAAGGGAGTTGCCGATGACGTTTCATTTCCAGATTTTCTTTCAAGAGTCTTTTCGATTGATGCCCAAAGAACACCTGAGGATATCTACGCTGGTACGCAGCTTGGATGTTTGGAAATGATTCGCAGTGGGACGACAACATTTGTAGATTTATACTATGCTGAAGACATTATCGCAAAGGCTGTTGACGAAATGGGTTTAAGGGCAGTCTTATGTTGGGCTGTGCTTGACGAGGAATTCACAACGCAAAAGGGTCGACCCCTTGACAATTGCAAGCGCTTCTGCCAGTCGATTGCTAACAAAGGAAGCAGGATCACACCTGGCGTTGGTCTCCAGGGCGTTTACGTTTGCTCGAGGGAAACATTCCTCGAAGCAAAAGAATATGCCGATGAGAGGAATCTCCTCCTACATTTTCATTTGTCTGAGACGAGGAAAGAAGTTAACGATCATCGGAAAAAAACGGGGATGCGGCCAGCTGAATATCTTGAGAAAATCGGATTTCTTGGAAGAAATTGCCTTGCTTCCCACGCATGCTGGCTGACACTCAACGAGGTGCGGATACTTGCAAAGAACAACACAAGTGTTTCGACCTGCCCTGTTTCGAACATGAAACTGGCCACCGGTGGCGTTGCGCCGATTCCTGAGATGAGGAAAGAAGGGGTTGTTGTTTCGATCGGTACTGATAGTTCGACGACGAACAACAGTCTTGACATGTTTGGAGAGATGAAGACACTCTCGCTTATTCAGAAATCGAGTCGATGGGATCCTACTGTTCTTAGTGCTCAGGAAATTCTTGATTTTGCGACAATCGGCGGTGCTACAGCAATTGGGTTGGACCGATTGATAGGATCGATTGAGCCCGGCAAGAAAGCAGACATCGTGATTCTTGACGGCACGGCACCAAATCTATCGCCTATCAGACGTGGCACGCTCGTCTCAAATGTAGTCTACTCATCGTCGCAAGCAAATGTCAAGACAGTCATATGCGATGGAAAGGTTTTGATGAAGAATTGGGAGATCAAGGGCATTGACGAGATGGCAGTGTTGAATCGCGCAAGTGAGGCAGCGAAGAAATTATTTCCGAATGATTAG
- a CDS encoding MBL fold metallo-hydrolase: MTTITFLGTSGGRFATIYQARSTGGIYISDSARIHLDPGPGALVAMKKMSIDPARTDAILISHCHPDHYTDAEILIEGMTCGGFGRRGIVIGSKSVIDGKDAFGPAISRYHRSLPENVLSLKPGDKTSVDGILIEATPTIHSDPTGIGFRFHTSNGIISYVGDSEVGEEVIKAHRSSRVIILCVTRPLGSRISYHMNTDDAAEFARSVCPEIVLLTHFGMKLLSEGAEKQAKYIEKESGIETIAMTDFASVHIGDEIHINRKRRRN; this comes from the coding sequence TTGACAACGATCACATTTCTAGGCACCAGCGGCGGAAGATTCGCCACGATATACCAAGCGAGAAGCACCGGTGGCATTTACATTAGCGATAGTGCCAGAATTCATCTCGACCCAGGGCCAGGTGCACTCGTTGCAATGAAAAAAATGTCAATCGACCCTGCGAGAACGGATGCCATACTCATTTCACACTGCCACCCAGACCACTATACTGATGCAGAGATACTGATTGAAGGGATGACGTGCGGTGGTTTTGGGCGCAGAGGAATCGTCATCGGAAGTAAGAGTGTAATTGACGGGAAGGATGCTTTTGGACCGGCAATTTCAAGATATCACCGTTCGCTGCCTGAAAATGTTTTGTCCCTTAAGCCAGGAGATAAGACTTCAGTTGACGGGATTCTGATCGAGGCGACGCCAACAATTCACAGCGATCCTACTGGCATTGGATTTCGTTTTCACACTTCTAACGGCATAATTTCGTATGTGGGCGATTCAGAAGTTGGCGAAGAGGTCATAAAGGCACATCGTAGTAGCCGTGTGATAATCTTGTGCGTGACAAGGCCTCTCGGCTCGAGAATATCCTACCATATGAACACAGACGACGCGGCTGAATTTGCAAGATCAGTTTGTCCGGAAATTGTTCTCTTGACGCACTTCGGCATGAAGTTGCTCAGCGAGGGAGCAGAGAAGCAGGCCAAGTACATTGAAAAGGAATCAGGTATTGAGACAATCGCGATGACCGATTTTGCCAGCGTTCATATTGGAGACGAAATACACATCAACAGAAAGCGCCGCCGAAATTGA
- the cca gene encoding CCA tRNA nucleotidyltransferase: protein MMLEEEILKRITPDTEHRRFVDRVVSDLMKKVEKEISRFNFPLEARLVGSVAKDTYLPRPDIDIFVMFPPSVDRDELETIGLDIGRRVLGGEERYAEHPYIHGKYRGLDVDLVPCYRIENPSKIKSAVDRTPFHTEFIKKKITEHQKPEVRLLKQFMKGIGVYGAEAKIQGFSGYLVELLVLRYGDFLSVVKSASQWKYGERLWLERPGDTKFDDPLIFYDPVDLSRNVASPVSINSFSRFIYACASYLKEKNERFFFPKKREDWKIKRIRECFKKRETAPVIVRFDRPDIIDDDLYPQIRKTEESISNLLKNHDFTVVDRVSRADRYVLIAFEIESLKLPTAKRHEGPPMWIEHSKRFLEKWKGKTGLSEPFIDQGKLVVIARREYTDAAQLLRDRIKTTSLGKDLKQVKFDVISGKAVFRKEYRKIMTDILDKRMPWEI, encoded by the coding sequence ATGATGCTCGAGGAAGAAATCCTAAAGAGGATCACACCTGACACAGAACACAGAAGATTCGTCGATCGAGTCGTGTCAGATCTCATGAAGAAAGTTGAAAAGGAAATATCCAGATTCAATTTTCCACTGGAAGCCCGACTCGTCGGATCAGTTGCGAAGGACACATACCTTCCCAGACCTGATATCGATATCTTTGTCATGTTTCCGCCATCTGTTGATCGAGACGAGTTAGAGACGATCGGGCTAGACATCGGAAGGAGAGTTCTCGGAGGTGAGGAGCGCTACGCAGAACACCCGTACATTCACGGGAAATACAGGGGACTCGACGTCGATCTCGTGCCATGCTACAGAATTGAAAATCCTTCGAAAATAAAAAGTGCCGTCGACCGAACCCCGTTCCACACTGAGTTCATCAAGAAAAAAATTACAGAACACCAGAAGCCAGAGGTTCGTCTTTTGAAACAGTTTATGAAAGGCATTGGGGTGTATGGAGCTGAGGCGAAGATACAGGGGTTCTCGGGTTATTTGGTCGAGCTACTCGTCCTCAGGTACGGAGATTTTCTTTCGGTAGTAAAATCAGCGTCCCAGTGGAAATACGGCGAGAGACTATGGCTCGAGCGCCCCGGCGACACTAAGTTCGACGATCCACTGATTTTCTATGATCCAGTTGATCTCTCACGGAATGTCGCCTCTCCTGTCTCAATTAATTCATTTTCTCGATTTATTTACGCATGTGCATCTTATTTAAAAGAAAAGAATGAACGCTTTTTCTTTCCGAAAAAGAGGGAAGACTGGAAAATCAAAAGAATTAGAGAATGTTTCAAAAAAAGAGAGACGGCTCCAGTCATCGTTCGCTTCGATCGGCCGGATATTATCGATGATGACCTATACCCTCAGATTAGGAAGACAGAAGAGAGCATATCCAACCTCCTCAAAAACCACGACTTCACGGTCGTCGACAGGGTGTCACGCGCCGATCGTTACGTACTGATTGCATTTGAGATTGAATCCTTGAAACTGCCGACTGCAAAGAGACACGAAGGGCCGCCGATGTGGATAGAGCATTCAAAACGATTCCTCGAGAAATGGAAAGGAAAGACAGGACTCAGCGAGCCATTCATCGACCAAGGGAAGCTCGTTGTTATCGCGAGGAGGGAGTACACAGATGCGGCTCAGCTACTACGTGATAGGATCAAAACGACTTCACTCGGAAAGGATCTCAAGCAGGTAAAATTCGACGTGATATCAGGGAAAGCGGTTTTCAGAAAGGAGTATAGAAAGATCATGACCGATATACTTGATAAGAGAATGCCGTGGGAAATCTAG
- the radA gene encoding DNA repair and recombination protein RadA: MPEKKLEELPGVGPATAEKLRDAGYTDLMSIAVESPKTLAEIAEIGESTAAKIIAAAKQAADVGGFETGDQVLERRKNIHKLTSCSKALDELMGGGFETQSIVEFYGEFGSGKCVSAGTPVIFEYGRSPLVSTIEDVFDIYKEENGKETFDNGEIVSTHGTRVLGFINGVVKPVYASHIYRERVKELVEIETVKGRTIALSMAHRLPVVVDGGVQWLRASHIKRDQKIAVVNAVYDELLRSFDKGQKVFSDRVKSIRINQYNDYIYDFVVPEGHSFVGGSLPTILHNTQLCFQLAVNTTMPVERGGLEGEVVVIDTENTFRPERIVQMATALDLDPIETLRKIHVARAYNSHHQMLLVEKAADLAKERPIRLMVVDSLTAHFRAEYIGRGALAERQQTLNKHMHDLMKFADVNNAVIAVTNQVAAKPDAFFGDPTRPIGGHIVGHTATFRIYLRKSKGGKRIARLIDSPNLPEAEVVITISEEGIRD, encoded by the coding sequence ATGCCCGAGAAAAAACTTGAAGAGTTGCCGGGTGTTGGCCCTGCAACTGCTGAGAAACTTCGTGACGCCGGTTATACGGATCTAATGAGTATCGCGGTCGAATCACCGAAGACCCTGGCTGAAATAGCGGAAATCGGAGAGAGCACAGCCGCAAAGATCATCGCCGCAGCGAAACAGGCGGCGGATGTAGGAGGATTTGAAACGGGAGATCAAGTCCTCGAAAGGAGAAAGAATATCCACAAACTGACCTCCTGTTCTAAGGCCCTCGACGAGTTGATGGGGGGAGGATTTGAAACCCAATCAATTGTCGAATTTTATGGCGAATTCGGGAGCGGGAAGTGTGTTTCTGCCGGAACACCCGTCATCTTTGAGTACGGTAGGTCACCATTAGTATCCACTATAGAAGATGTTTTTGACATTTACAAAGAAGAAAACGGAAAGGAGACTTTCGATAACGGCGAAATTGTTTCAACTCATGGTACGAGAGTCCTAGGCTTCATCAATGGAGTGGTCAAACCAGTATATGCATCACATATCTATAGAGAGAGGGTCAAGGAGCTTGTTGAAATTGAGACCGTAAAGGGACGCACGATTGCACTCAGTATGGCTCACAGACTCCCAGTTGTCGTTGACGGGGGGGTTCAATGGCTTCGAGCGAGTCATATCAAAAGGGATCAAAAAATTGCGGTCGTAAATGCCGTCTATGATGAACTTCTTCGATCATTCGATAAGGGTCAAAAAGTCTTCTCAGATAGGGTCAAATCTATACGAATAAACCAGTACAATGATTACATCTACGATTTCGTGGTTCCTGAGGGTCATTCATTTGTCGGCGGGTCCTTGCCAACAATTCTCCACAACACTCAACTGTGTTTTCAGCTCGCGGTTAATACGACGATGCCCGTTGAAAGGGGTGGATTGGAGGGCGAAGTCGTAGTCATTGATACGGAAAACACATTCAGGCCAGAGAGGATCGTTCAAATGGCGACAGCCCTTGATCTTGACCCTATCGAGACTCTGCGAAAAATTCACGTCGCAAGGGCTTACAATTCGCATCATCAGATGCTTCTCGTCGAAAAGGCAGCAGACCTTGCGAAAGAGCGACCGATCAGGTTGATGGTCGTCGACTCGCTCACAGCCCATTTCAGAGCGGAATACATCGGGAGGGGAGCGCTCGCAGAGAGGCAGCAGACTCTCAATAAACACATGCATGATCTCATGAAGTTCGCGGATGTCAATAACGCCGTCATCGCTGTGACAAATCAGGTCGCAGCGAAGCCAGACGCATTTTTCGGAGATCCCACGCGTCCCATCGGAGGACATATCGTCGGACACACAGCGACTTTCAGGATTTATCTCAGGAAAAGCAAAGGGGGAAAGCGTATCGCAAGATTGATCGATTCGCCGAACCTCCCCGAAGCAGAGGTCGTCATCACGATCTCAGAGGAAGGAATTCGTGACTGA
- a CDS encoding methyltransferase domain-containing protein, with protein sequence MTEDSFLFELSGEHPTLPKAEALACVYAECEQYSIIASGPGYLVCRFSPEKLDRIAYRLALSHRIGRYLGSCRIQELSEFVDGLDLPGGTFCVRVKRYQQYMQEVDSLSVAKKVGEIIGKERTVNLKSPDLEIRVLLSDALHFFINDRAIDRKQYDRRKVALRPFFSPISLHPRYARALVNLSRVRANETLLDPFCGTGGILIEASLIGARVFGSDVSEEMIEGCKKNMQHFGAKWEDMKAIDVGSIAEEFDQIDAVVTDPPYGRSATTKKELPKQLYERAMGAIADTLKTNGHLSIVFPSPCHSTHDKLKLQEIHTQKVHRSLTRHYCVFTRLP encoded by the coding sequence GTGACTGAGGACTCTTTCCTATTCGAGCTCTCGGGTGAACATCCCACACTCCCGAAGGCTGAAGCGCTCGCATGTGTATACGCTGAATGCGAGCAGTACTCAATCATCGCATCCGGTCCAGGATATCTTGTTTGCCGTTTCTCGCCAGAGAAACTCGATCGAATCGCGTATCGTCTCGCGCTCTCGCACCGCATCGGACGATATCTTGGGTCTTGCAGGATACAAGAGCTCAGCGAATTTGTCGACGGCCTAGACCTCCCAGGTGGAACCTTTTGCGTTCGCGTGAAAAGATATCAACAGTACATGCAGGAAGTTGATTCACTAAGTGTTGCGAAAAAAGTCGGGGAGATCATTGGTAAGGAAAGAACCGTGAACCTCAAGTCCCCAGATCTCGAAATCCGAGTCCTCCTTTCTGATGCGCTACACTTTTTTATAAATGATCGCGCCATTGACAGAAAGCAATATGATCGCCGAAAGGTAGCACTACGACCGTTCTTTTCACCAATTTCGCTACACCCGCGGTACGCAAGAGCACTCGTTAATTTATCTAGGGTAAGAGCTAATGAAACCCTGTTGGACCCGTTTTGCGGTACTGGTGGTATTCTCATAGAAGCGAGCTTAATTGGCGCAAGAGTGTTCGGATCTGATGTGTCAGAGGAGATGATCGAGGGGTGCAAGAAAAACATGCAACATTTCGGAGCGAAGTGGGAAGATATGAAGGCCATCGATGTTGGCTCGATTGCCGAGGAGTTCGATCAAATTGATGCTGTCGTAACGGATCCGCCCTATGGCCGTTCGGCGACGACAAAAAAGGAGCTGCCGAAACAATTATACGAGAGGGCAATGGGAGCGATTGCTGATACCCTGAAGACCAATGGACACCTGAGTATCGTGTTCCCCTCACCCTGCCATTCAACACATGACAAACTCAAGCTACAGGAAATCCATACACAGAAAGTTCATAGATCACTGACAAGGCACTATTGTGTATTCACCCGTTTACCGTAA
- a CDS encoding site-2 protease family protein: MANVDVAAEIEAIKSIIGKYFPIYDVRLTHDSLSIFITPDPRTLDQNFESLRRELGARGYIPFLHHQGGEYIIAIARKPEIKRRGTWINQLLLIVTFFSTTFAGAYLWASYKGVSSVLTVDNFLWGAVFFAIPLMTMLGMHELCHYLASKKHGVEASLPYFIPSVPPLGTFGAFISMREPMPDRKALVDIGVAGPIGGLIVAIPLVIIGLYLTAHGEVQSGELGTGGAIAIVVQPLYQFFMLFVPVPEGVALHPTAFAAWVGLLVTAINLLPAGQLDGGHIARGLLGDKSRYLSYATIALLFIMSFFYIGWLFFALLIFLLGLRHPAPLNDISKVDNKRKAIGAAALVILLLTFVPIPVVEIPPDHSYEIVLIEPQSSSVNVTPGQNVVFYMVVNNTGNTYLHLNFVMKQVPQNWSAIIYLSNQSRENATNALEFEIPYKRSANVTVEITVPENAEEGLRTIVLDTSSQSESRTINFQITVNG; encoded by the coding sequence ATGGCCAATGTTGATGTGGCTGCTGAGATCGAAGCGATTAAGTCGATCATTGGAAAGTATTTTCCAATCTATGATGTTAGATTGACCCACGATTCTCTATCAATTTTCATCACCCCTGACCCACGTACCCTCGATCAGAATTTTGAATCGCTTCGTCGGGAACTCGGCGCTAGGGGTTACATCCCCTTTCTTCACCACCAGGGTGGAGAATATATTATCGCGATCGCTAGGAAGCCCGAGATCAAACGGAGGGGGACGTGGATTAACCAACTCCTTCTTATCGTTACTTTCTTCTCAACTACGTTTGCTGGCGCATACCTCTGGGCGAGTTACAAGGGCGTGTCTTCAGTTCTCACTGTCGACAATTTCCTCTGGGGCGCAGTTTTCTTTGCCATCCCACTGATGACGATGCTCGGGATGCATGAACTGTGCCATTACCTCGCTTCAAAGAAACATGGCGTCGAAGCCTCCCTTCCATATTTCATTCCCTCAGTTCCCCCTCTCGGGACATTCGGAGCGTTTATCTCAATGCGTGAGCCGATGCCCGACAGAAAGGCTCTAGTGGACATAGGAGTAGCTGGGCCAATCGGAGGTCTTATTGTTGCAATTCCACTCGTCATTATTGGTCTTTATCTCACAGCACATGGTGAAGTCCAGTCTGGTGAGCTTGGTACAGGTGGTGCCATCGCGATCGTCGTCCAACCACTTTACCAGTTCTTTATGCTTTTTGTACCTGTTCCTGAAGGCGTTGCCCTTCACCCCACGGCATTTGCGGCCTGGGTCGGTCTACTCGTAACGGCGATTAATCTATTGCCAGCAGGACAGCTTGATGGTGGACACATCGCAAGGGGGCTTCTTGGAGACAAGTCGAGATACCTGAGTTATGCGACAATCGCTCTCCTTTTCATCATGTCCTTCTTTTACATCGGCTGGCTTTTCTTCGCGTTATTGATATTCCTTCTCGGTCTAAGACACCCTGCCCCGCTTAACGATATCTCCAAAGTGGATAATAAGAGGAAAGCGATTGGCGCCGCAGCTCTGGTTATACTCCTATTGACATTTGTTCCAATCCCAGTGGTCGAAATACCCCCAGATCACTCATACGAGATCGTTTTGATAGAGCCACAATCGTCCTCTGTGAATGTCACTCCAGGTCAGAACGTGGTATTCTACATGGTTGTGAACAACACTGGTAACACGTACTTGCATCTCAACTTCGTTATGAAACAAGTCCCTCAGAACTGGAGTGCTATCATTTATTTGAGTAACCAGTCGCGAGAAAACGCGACGAACGCGCTCGAATTCGAGATTCCATATAAGAGATCGGCGAATGTGACCGTGGAGATTACCGTTCCTGAGAACGCAGAGGAAGGGCTGCGCACAATCGTGCTCGATACCTCGTCACAGAGTGAATCACGGACGATCAATTTTCAAATTACGGTAAACGGGTGA
- a CDS encoding UbiA family prenyltransferase yields MNRFIQLFRIGNCIMGVVGVILAALVGAGTSIVDYTMEILVASAVVFTFIAAGNSLNDYMDREVDKKAHPERPIPSGKISPSTVLRVSAVLFSISLLLSLLLDPISIGIVVVAVLFMISYELKFKKEGFSGNFLIALLTGFLFFFGGAVVRHIEQTLALAAMAFLATLGREIIKDVEDMEADFDRMTLPKRIGKRKAGATATSFILVAVILSFEPYIVGFFHIEYLLIVLVADAIFIYSSYLQFQNPKRGQRLIKIGMFVALIAFLVGGLL; encoded by the coding sequence GTGAATCGGTTCATTCAGCTTTTCCGCATCGGCAATTGTATTATGGGCGTTGTTGGGGTCATATTGGCTGCGCTGGTCGGCGCGGGAACTTCAATAGTGGATTATACCATGGAAATTCTTGTCGCTTCCGCAGTCGTCTTCACATTCATCGCCGCGGGAAACTCGCTCAATGATTATATGGATCGAGAGGTCGACAAGAAAGCTCATCCCGAAAGACCGATCCCCTCAGGGAAGATTAGTCCTTCAACAGTCTTGAGAGTCTCAGCAGTCCTCTTCTCCATCTCGCTCCTTCTGTCCTTGCTCCTCGACCCGATTTCCATCGGTATCGTAGTAGTCGCTGTTCTCTTCATGATTTCCTACGAACTAAAATTCAAAAAAGAGGGTTTCAGTGGCAACTTTCTCATCGCCCTATTGACTGGTTTCCTATTCTTTTTCGGTGGTGCCGTCGTGAGACACATTGAACAGACACTTGCGCTCGCAGCGATGGCATTTCTTGCAACCCTAGGTAGGGAAATCATCAAAGACGTAGAGGACATGGAGGCGGACTTTGACCGGATGACTTTGCCTAAACGGATCGGGAAGAGAAAGGCTGGTGCAACTGCAACATCATTCATTTTGGTCGCAGTCATCCTGAGCTTCGAGCCTTACATTGTCGGCTTCTTCCATATTGAATATCTTCTAATCGTTCTCGTTGCTGATGCAATCTTTATATACTCCTCATATCTTCAATTTCAAAATCCGAAGCGAGGTCAGAGATTGATAAAAATAGGAATGTTTGTCGCACTCATCGCTTTCCTCGTAGGTGGTCTTCTATGA